In one window of Paraflavitalea soli DNA:
- a CDS encoding FecR family protein, whose product MKSHQPDLLLLIYFKLKEGIELAPDEQLAWEEYRTAHPVNEETLFDEDAFTKLARYQRQMLPWQQFREKYDTAFPIAFPVEKQQPTVQTVPSPHRYRLLTVAASLLLLAMTVWWFWPADSSKPKPIVQTENLLPVEPGYARAMLTLSDNQGIALDTIVQRTLPEQGNAVVTVPERGWLTYTYNSAAGATGKEVLYNRLKTPVGGYYQLKLTDGTKVWLNASSELLYPAVFGEGPRTVELTGEAYFEVAKDPAKPFKVKYNGNLIKVLGTHFMVNAYKKDSSYTALAEGKIRVSRGEEQYVLRPGQRALTYKEKLTVSAVDIRDVMALKNKYFSFHNTRLSEILEQVKRWYDVEIIYMDFIDDEKFVIEEFPRNYPLKDLLENLESTGLIHFEQRGRKVYVTR is encoded by the coding sequence ATGAAAAGCCATCAACCTGACCTATTATTATTAATATACTTTAAACTGAAGGAAGGAATAGAGCTTGCACCGGACGAACAACTTGCCTGGGAGGAATATAGAACAGCGCATCCGGTCAATGAAGAAACATTATTTGATGAGGATGCGTTTACTAAACTGGCGCGTTACCAGCGGCAAATGTTGCCCTGGCAACAGTTCCGTGAAAAATATGATACCGCTTTTCCCATTGCCTTTCCTGTTGAGAAGCAGCAGCCTACTGTGCAAACAGTGCCTTCGCCGCATCGTTACCGCTTGCTGACAGTAGCTGCTTCTCTTTTATTATTGGCAATGACAGTATGGTGGTTTTGGCCTGCTGATAGTTCGAAACCAAAGCCAATAGTGCAAACAGAAAATTTGTTACCTGTTGAGCCAGGATATGCGAGGGCCATGCTTACCTTATCCGACAACCAGGGCATCGCCCTCGATACGATAGTACAACGGACTTTACCGGAGCAGGGTAATGCTGTAGTAACGGTACCAGAGCGAGGTTGGCTCACCTATACATATAATAGCGCTGCAGGAGCAACTGGAAAAGAAGTGTTGTATAACCGGCTGAAAACACCTGTCGGTGGATATTACCAATTAAAACTGACTGATGGTACTAAAGTCTGGCTCAATGCAAGTTCTGAATTGCTTTATCCTGCTGTTTTCGGAGAAGGGCCAAGAACGGTGGAACTGACCGGAGAAGCCTACTTTGAAGTGGCCAAAGATCCTGCCAAGCCTTTCAAGGTGAAATATAATGGCAACCTAATAAAAGTACTGGGCACTCATTTCATGGTCAACGCTTATAAAAAAGATTCCAGTTATACGGCCCTGGCAGAAGGCAAAATACGCGTTAGCCGGGGTGAGGAGCAATATGTACTTCGACCGGGACAAAGAGCGTTGACTTATAAGGAAAAACTTACTGTGTCAGCGGTAGATATACGCGATGTTATGGCCTTGAAGAACAAATATTTTTCTTTTCACAATACCCGGCTCTCCGAAATCCTGGAGCAGGTAAAAAGATGGTACGATGTAGAGATCATTTATATGGATTTTATCGACGATGAAAAATTTGTCATTGAAGAATTTCCTCGTAATTATCCGTTGAAGGATTTACTGGAAAATCTGGAGAGTACCGGACTTATCCATTTTGAGCAAAGGGGACGCAAGGTCTACGTGACACGATAA
- a CDS encoding protein-L-isoaspartate(D-aspartate) O-methyltransferase, protein MRTFEDTYRHKGLRMQLVKVLREKGITDERVLTAIQNIPRHYFMDSAFDKIAYEDRAFPIAEGQTISQPYTVAYQTQLLELKPYEKVLEIGTGSGYQAIVLGEMQAQVFTIERQKKLFDEHRKFVLRNKYPNIKYFYGDGFEGLPTFGPFDKVIITAAAPYIPPKLIQQMKVGGKMVIPVGEGHVQRMLRLTKQADGTAKEEVFENFSFVPMVEGKNS, encoded by the coding sequence ATGAGAACTTTCGAAGATACATACAGGCACAAAGGGCTCCGCATGCAGTTGGTAAAGGTGCTGAGGGAAAAAGGTATTACCGACGAGCGGGTGCTTACTGCCATCCAAAACATCCCCCGCCATTATTTCATGGATTCGGCCTTTGACAAGATCGCTTATGAGGACCGGGCTTTCCCTATCGCCGAAGGACAGACCATTTCCCAGCCCTATACGGTCGCTTACCAAACTCAGTTATTGGAACTCAAACCTTACGAGAAAGTGCTGGAAATAGGCACCGGAAGCGGTTACCAGGCCATTGTGCTGGGGGAGATGCAGGCCCAGGTGTTTACCATCGAGCGGCAGAAGAAGTTGTTTGATGAGCACCGGAAGTTTGTCTTACGCAATAAATATCCCAATATTAAATACTTCTATGGCGATGGCTTTGAGGGCCTGCCCACTTTTGGCCCCTTCGACAAAGTGATCATCACGGCGGCAGCGCCTTATATCCCGCCTAAACTGATCCAGCAAATGAAGGTGGGCGGCAAAATGGTGATCCCAGTGGGAGAGGGCCATGTGCAACGCATGCTGCGGCTCACCAAACAGGCAGATGGGACAGCCAAAGAAGAAGTGTTTGAGAACTTCTCCTTTGTGCCCATGGTGGAAGGAAAGAATAGTTAA
- a CDS encoding RNA polymerase sigma factor, translating into MNSNLPPSGMPDDTRLVQIYQNEFVPFKAYATKRVHNEIEAEIIVWKSFEKLEQQLTQNPQKFTSLAHAKFYLATIIRNACTDFLQRTGFVSNLDSIETLADEQLILSILEKRDLLTKVKSLITVLPPKLQEVAQLFFIEGVTMEQAEQRLHQSSEVIRVNKSRALIKLRELAIRKKQIISPEDLLLLLWWLSTMA; encoded by the coding sequence ATGAATAGCAACTTGCCTCCTTCTGGAATGCCGGATGATACCCGGCTTGTCCAGATCTACCAAAATGAATTTGTCCCATTTAAAGCTTACGCCACAAAAAGGGTTCATAATGAAATAGAGGCTGAGATCATTGTGTGGAAGAGCTTTGAAAAACTCGAACAGCAACTTACTCAAAATCCTCAAAAATTTACTTCCCTTGCACATGCCAAGTTCTACCTGGCTACAATCATCAGGAATGCCTGCACTGATTTTCTACAGCGTACAGGCTTTGTGAGCAATCTGGACAGCATCGAAACCTTGGCTGATGAGCAGTTGATATTGAGCATATTAGAAAAACGTGATCTCCTGACAAAGGTTAAGTCCTTGATAACGGTGCTGCCTCCAAAGTTGCAGGAAGTAGCGCAATTGTTTTTTATAGAAGGGGTTACCATGGAACAGGCTGAACAACGCCTGCACCAGTCCTCTGAAGTTATCAGGGTCAATAAATCAAGGGCGCTCATTAAATTACGGGAATTAGCGATAAGAAAGAAGCAGATCATTAGCCCTGAAGACCTATTGCTTTTACTCTGGTGGCTCAGTACAATGGCATGA